The DNA window AATGAATAATAAGATTGTTGTATCTCAAGTGATTGAAAACTCTGATGCATTTAAGAAAGGAATCAGAGTTGGAGATATAATTTATAGTGTAAATGATATACCAACTGACGATATTCTAAATATAGACTATATCGATTATATGAAAATGTTTGATGAATTACCTGATACAAATAATGACAATGTTAAGATTGGAATATTGAAAGATTCTGCCAATATCGAGATAATACTTGATCGTTTTAATTTGTTTGAATAAAAAA is part of the Candidatus Delongbacteria bacterium genome and encodes:
- a CDS encoding PDZ domain-containing protein, with product MDKFNSVILLSRGQSSNDGIIGNKFLKNYTITIDYKNQLIYFAKNIEILDFEYSFGFNYCRMNNKIVVSQVIENSDAFKKGIRVGDIIYSVNDIPTDDILNIDYIDYMKMFDELPDTNNDNVKIGILKDSANIEIILDRFNLFE